ACGGGCGGATCTGGCGCTTCGAGCCGGACAAGCGCCCGCGTCCGCTGTCGTACATCGAGGGCCTCGATCTAAAACAGCTGACCTTTTCGCAGTCGGCGAAGGAGACGCTGAAGGGGAATTTCCAGTACAACTGGCGGGTGGTGGAGTGGAACCCGGCGACGGAGAGCTTCTTCGGGGTGCAGTGGGAGACGACGGCGCTGTTCGAGTTTGTGCCCGATCAGGAGTACCTGCGCGCGCTGTGCGATTTCCGGCACGACGCCTATAAGGGCATGCCGCGGAATCCGGAGATCAGCCAGCTGGGTTTTGTGCTGGCGCCCGACAACAACACGATCCTCTACCTGGCGAACGGGCCGGCCGTGACCGTGCCGGGGCGTCCCGAGGTGCAGTCGGGCCTGTGGCTGCTGACCTACGACATTGCGGCGGGAACGATGAAGAACCACGGACTGGTGATCGGCCCGGAGGACCGGCGTCCGTTCTTCACGGAGAGCCTGGTGATCGGCGCGGACGAGCGGTTGTACACCGTGGCGTGGACCGAGGTGATCGATCCGGCGCGCCGCGCGCAGATCGGCGAGGCGCGGGCCTTCGGTCCCGAGGAGACGGAGCGGATGGTCTACGAGATCCAGCTGGTGCGGCTTCCGAAATGGCGGAAATTCGCGCGCTGAACGCGCTCGGCCTCCGCCGAATCCCTGACCGTGCCGGCAGAGATGCCGGCGCTCCAGCGGCGCGACATTTTCCCACGATTCGCAGCCTGTATGTCTCCAAGCCGCCGTCACCCGTTGCAATGCGATTGCCCCGCGGGCTTCGCTGGACTCCCCCGGTTGGGGTGGGCTATCGTGGTGCTTCCCGCCGCCCGATCGCGGGCGCCCCGACCAGGAGAGAAGACCATGAAATGGACCGCACTCATGCTAGCCGCATCCCTCACCGCAACGCTTGGATCCGCCGCGCAGGAAAAACAGATCACCTTCACGCCGAAGAACCACGATCTGGACAACAACGACAACTTTTCGCCGGACGGGCGCTTTCTGTGTTACGACACGCGGAACATGGTGGGCCCGGGGATCGACAACGGGCAGTCGATCGAGCTCGTGGAGGTGGCGACGGGCGTGGAGACGCTGCTGTACAAGCCGGTGGTCTCGGTCACTGGCGAGCGGCCCGCGCCGGGCGTGGGCGCGGTGTCCTTTTCCGGCGCGGCGAACGAAGTGGCGTTTATTCACGGGCCGCCGGTGGACCAGCTCGACTCGCGGGGTCCCTACGGCAAGCCCAACCGGCAGGGCGCCTGCGTACGGACGGATGGATCGAGCCCGGCGGCGGCGCGCGGGGGCTATGAGATGCACTGGCTGGACCACCGGGACATCGCGGCGGACCGGGACACGCTCCCGGGGGCGCACCGCGGGGGCACGCACCGGCACGAGTACACGCTGGACGGGAAGCGGATCGGGTTTACGTACAACGATTTTCTCATGCCGGAGTACGATCGGACCGTGGGCTATATGGCGCCGCATCCGGACGCGCCGGGTGGGGCGACGCATTATTTCGCGAACCTGGTTCCGATCGTGCCGCTGGGCGCGGCGAAGCCGGGGGAGCTGGAGCATGCGTCGAAGGACTCGTGGGTGGGGCGCGAAGGGCTGATGCGGGCGTTCGTGGGGACCGTGCGGAACGCGGACGGGGAGACGTACGAGAATTCGCTGTTCATCATCGACATCCCGGCGGACGTGGACATCACCACGGCGGATTCCGGGAGCGCGACGCGGTATCCCGGGCCGCCGGAAGGCACGCGGATCCGGCGGCTGACGCATACGTGGGCGGATGGCACGGTGCGCGGCAGCTTCGATGGGTCGCGGGTGGCCTATTTCGCGAAGGCGCCGGACGGCACGACCCAGGTGTTCGTGATTCCTTCGGACGGGTCGGATCAGTCGGAGGATCCGGCGAAGCGGCCGCGCCAGGCGACGTTCCTGCCCGAGGGTTCGGCGGACGGCCTGCGCTGGCACCCGTCGGGGAACACGGTGTTCAGCATCAGCAACAACGGGATCGTGGCGACGTGCGTGCAGGAGGGCCCGCTGTTCGGGCGGTCGGTGTTTCTCACGCCGCAGGGCGACGCGCCGGAACGGCTCAAGCTGACCAGCGCGCAGGACGGGACGATGCTCGCCTTTAACAAGCCGGTCCCGACGAAGGATGAAGAAGGGAACCTGGTGAAGGCGTATGACGGGACGGATCTGTTGCAGATATTCGTGCTGCCGTTTCCGGATGCGGACGGGGACGGGATTGTGGATGGGCTTTAGGGTGAAGGGTGAAGGTGCGGCACGTCCGCCGCAGGCGGAAAGGGAGAAGAATTGGGCGACTTGACAGAATATTCCATACAAGTTATATTTGGGGTGTAGGAGATCGTTGAAGTCGCGGTGCGGGTGGCGCGCTCGATTTGGCGGGCTTGTGAGGAGCGGCGGGTTGATTCTTACGAAGCGGGAGCGGTTTGAGCGTTTTCTCGAATGGCTCCGGGTTGCGCCGCCAGCGGATTCTTTTGAAGGCGCGTATGCGCTGGTTTGCACGACCTTGAATGCGGTGGAAGACGCGTTCAGCGGTATTCCCTATGCGCCGGAGCGCTGGCAGAGTGACGGGCGGTTGTACCCCCCGCAGCTGGACAGCCTGCGCCCCGGGCGCAGCAATGAGCGTGTTACGTGTCTTCGCAGCCGCGCGCACTACCTGTATATCGGTGACAATGGCGCAATCGAAATTCAGACGATTCCGGCGGGTGACGTAATACTTCAGAAGCCGGGCGTGGACGGATTGGGATTATGGAAGTCGTGAATGAGTTGAACAGCGCGCTGCCGGCGCCCGATCGGCTGCGGGAACTGACCAGGCTGCTTTCCGGCCGCTTTCCGGAGGCGCGCATTGCGCTGGACGACCCGGCGGATCCGGCGGGCGTCTGGTATGCCGATATCGTGCTCCACGACCACCATGTTGTAGTTCAATGGCATGCGGATCACGGATTCGGCATTTCGAGCGGGGTGGACCACGCCTTCGGCGAGGGCGCCGACGAGGTCTATCAGGAGGTGGAGGCGGCGTATGGGCGCTTGGTTTCCCTGCTGATTTCCGGTGGGTATACGGCGCCGCCGCCCTTGCGCCTGGGCGCGCTTCGAAAGGTCTTGGGGGTATCTCAGGAAGCGCTTGCACAGGATTTGAATGTCCGGCAGGCGGCCATCTCGAAACTGGAGCGGCGGGAGGATCTCCTGCTGAGCACCTTGCAGTCGGTGGTCCGCGCGCTTGGCGGCGAGTTGCATGTAACCGCGCGCTTTCCTGGAGGTCGGGAGCACCGGCTGGAATTCTCCGAGCCGTCGCGATCCTCGCGGGAGCACGGTGGTTCCTGAATCGAGAGCAGGGTGGGAACGGGGTCTCGCCCGTTGTCTTCGTGCTTACAGGTTTAAAGAAACTGCTGGCGCGGGGCGGGTCTTTGTGCTATAAGGATAGGATAGGGCAGGGCGTTGGGGCTTCGGGAAACGGGTTGAGGAGTGAAACGATGGCTGCGCCGGAAAAACTTCAGCATTACGCGTCGAGGATCCGAATTTTCAACGGTTTGACGGTGGAGGAGGTGGATTACATCCTGCATTGCGGGAAGATCATCCATTTCCGGGAGGGGCAGACGGTGTTTCACGAGGGGATGCTGGGGAGCAACCTGTTCGTGATCCTGAGCGGGAAGGTGGCGATCTACAAGAAGAAGCGCCTGATCGCGCATTGCAAGGTGGGGGATGCGTTCGGGGAGATGGCGGTGCTGAATCAGCGACCGCGATCGGCGACGGCGGCGGCGCGGGAGGATGTGAAGCTGTTCACGCTGGATGAACGGCAGATCAATGAGATCCTGGACAAGGCGGTGGCGGTGAAGCTGCTGTTGAACGTGATCCATGTGTTGAGCGAGCGGCTGGAGAATGCAAACCATATTATCGCGCAGCTGAAGGACGAGAAGAGCGAATTTGACCGGTCGGGCGGGGCCTGACCGTTGACAGTTGGCGAAGGGTGAAGACGACCGTCATTCCCGCGAATGGGGCTGTCGCTTTAACTGGTGCGGACGCCTCAAAACCTCCAAGTTTGTGCTGCTGTCCTACAACGTCATTCCCGCGAAAGCGGGAATCCAGTGGAAGTCGGAGGTTTGTGCGATCGCGTTGCTGGATCCCCGCGTTCGCGGGGATGACGGAACTGCTCATTCCTTCCATAGTGTAGGGTGAGTTAAGTAAATCGACAGCCCCGAAAGAGGGAATCCAGAGGATTTCAGCTTTCGCATTTCTGGATCTCCGCGGTCGCAGCGATGACGGTTGCCTTGGTTGAGGCTGTGAAGCCATGGGCTGTTGGGATCAGGGATCGACCGCCTTGGCGATTGGGGTTTCGGGCGGGGTGGATTCGGGGTTTTGGGGTTCCGTTTGGGGGACTTCGGGCGCTCGGATGGTCAGGCCTTCCGCGCCGCGAAGAATGGAAAGCGCGAATTCCCAGTCGCCATGCCGGACGGCGGTTTTCACGAGGATGCGGTTCACGCCCGCGCGCAGGGGGACCTCGATGCGGTCCTGATCGATCAGGCAGATGCGCGAGACGGGATTCTGGTGGACCTCCTGGCCGTTGACCCAGATGCGGGTCCAGCCGCTGCTGCCGTGGGCGAAGGTCACGGCGCGCTCGTCGGGGCTTTCCACTTCGGCGGCGGCGTAGGCGGCGTGGTTGCTGAGGTGGCCGCGCCCGTCCACGAAGAGCCTTCCGGGCGACAGCACCGGGCAGATCGCTCGGGGTCCCACTTCGCGCCAGCCGGCCAGGGCGGCGCCATCGGACTCACCGCGCAGCCACGCGGCCAGGGGCGCGTCCAGCGGGGCGGCCATGGTCTCCCAATCGGGCAACGCCGCCGGATCGCTGAGGCGCCAGGCGTCGACCAGGCCGGTCCACAGCGCGATTTCGTGGGCTTCGTGCGCGGGCGCGCCTAGCGCGTCGGGGTCGATGGGTTCGGGCGTGGCGCCGGCGAGACGGGCGAAGCGGCTGCGAAGGGCGATCAGATCGGAGACGCGGTGATGGGCGGGGTCCGCCTCGATGAGCGAGCGCAGAAGCGTGTCGGCCGCGTCCCAGCGCTCCGGGACGGCATTGGCGAGGATGGCGTCCCGGGCATTCGCCACGCGTTCCTGGCGGGCGGGGAGCATCTCGGCGAAAACCTGGATCGCCTCGGTGACGGCGCCCTGCTTGAGGTGAAGGGTGATGCGGACTTCCGCGGCGTGATCGCGCACGTCGGATCTGAAGGCGGGGTTGTTCCGGGCGCGATCGTAGACGGCGCCGGCGTCTTCCGGCAGTCCGGCGTCCAGGAAGAGGCCCGCGAATTCGTCGACCCAGTTTTCCTGGAAGTCCGGGGAGTCGAGCAGGGCGCGGTAGCGGGCGAGGGCGTCTTCCTGTTCGCCGCGCGCGCGCGCGATCCAGGCCAGGTTGTAGTCGCGCTGTGCATCCGGGTAGCTGAGGGCCTGGAGGCGATCCAGCAGGGCCAAGGTGGTTTCGCTTTCCGGGAGCTTGGCGATGAGGTCGAGCGCGCGGTAGGGATGGCTCAAGAGTTCGGGGTAGCGCTCGGACGCGTCGAGAAGTGCTTTGGCGGCCTCGCCGGCGGCGCCGGACTGCGTGAGCCGGTAGATCAGATCGCCAAGTCCACGCGAATCGTAGCGGGCGGCGGGGAATCCGGCGACGAGCGCGGCGGCGGCGGCGCGCAGGTTGCCGAGGGAATGAAACAGGTCGCTGTACTCGGCGACCTGGCTGGCGCGCGCCCAGACGACGGGCTCCAGGAGGGCGGCCACTTCGGCGCGGGCGTCACCGTTTCCATCGGCGGCGCGGAGCTGTTTCGAGACGACCAGCAGGGCGCCGGAGAGCGACGGAAACTCGCCGGATGCGGCCTGTGCGGCGAAATCGCGCCAGCGCGCGCCCTCTGCGAGAAATCGGCCATAGTCGCGCTCGAACTGTTCCCGCGATTCGCCCGAGCGGACGGCGTGGCGGGCTTCCATCGCGGCGGGGATTTCGGCGGCGGCCCCGCTTTTGAAGAGCACTTCGGCGTAGAGCATATCCGCCTCGGTGTCGCGGGTGCGGAAGGTCGCCGGCGTCTCCAGTACTTCGCGGGCGGCGTCGAATTGGCCGTTTTCCATGAGGAGCTGGGCCAGGGCGATGCCCTCGCGCCCGCCATGGCGTGGACCGAAGGTGCGCCAGAGATCCATGGCTTCCGCGTACGAGCCAACGCCCGCCAGGGAAGCGGCGAGGACCATGGCGGCCTCCGTGTTCGCGGGTTCGGCCTCCAGCACGGCGCGGCAGTCCGCGATGGCCTTTTCCCAGGCTTTCTCGCGGCGGTAGAGCACGGCGCGCTGCAGCCGGTAGCCCGCGTTTTCATCGTTGAATTCGATCTGGTCGAGCATTTCAACGGGCGCACCCCCGCGGGCGGCGGCCTGGCGGGCCTCGTTGATCGCTTGCTGGACCGCTTCCCGGGTGTTTTCGGACGGATCTTCGGGCCGCTTCGGATTGAGGGCCTCGCGCAGGGGCGGCGGGAGCTCGTTAAGGACGGCGTCCCGCCCCTGGGCGACGCGGAAATCCTTGACCTCAACATCGAGCCATTCGAGCGCGGACGCCATATGCCCGAGGTGGGCTTCCAGGCCCGCGAGGAAGACGCGTTCGTTCAGGGTGAGTACTGATTGGGCTCGCGCGGCTTCCACGAGCGCGCGGGCGGCCTCGGCGGGGGCGGCATGCTCGCGGGCCTTTTCGAAGGCCATGCGGAAATGGGAGCTGAAATCGTAGTTGTTTTCTTCCCGGCGCGCGGTCTCCCAGGCGAGCTGCCAGGCGGCCTCGTGATCGCCCGCGGCAATGAGCACCCGCGCGATCCGCGATGCGTCATTGAACGCCAGGCCCTCCGCGCCTCCCGCGCCCCGGTATTCGCGGAAGGCCCGGGCCGCCGCCTCCCAGTCTCCCCGCTGTTCGAGGTAATCCATGTAGCGCCGGAGGCCCTGGGCGTCGCGATTCGCCTCCCAGGCATCCCGGAGCGCGGCGCCCGGATCGCGCCCGGGGACTTCACTGTCGAAGGCGGAGGCGAGCATCGGCCGGGCGGACGCCGGGGCTTTTTCCAGGACGGCGTCCCGCAGGGCGCGAAGGCCTTCGAAGTCGCCGGTATTGCGGTACGCTTCGGCGGCGTAGCGCGCGTAGGAATGGTGCGGGCTCTCGTTTCGGTTAAGCCAGCTGGCGAGTGCGGCCTTCCGTTCCTCGGGCCGCCCGGCGACTTCAAGCAGGCGCTGGTATCGCTGGATCTCGCGCGATTCCTCGGGAAGGCGCTCCATGATTTCGACCGCCCGGCCGTAGTCGCCGAGCTGCTCGTAGATATCCACCATGCGCAGCTGGATGCCGGGATTTTCGGGATGGCGCGCGGCGATGGGGGCCAGGCGTTCGAGCGCGAGCGGGGGAAAATCGCGGTAGTCCTGCGTGAGTTTTTCGGCAAACTGCCCTCCGTACTGGCTGGCCTGATCGAACAGGAGGTCGATGGTCGACGTGGCAATGTTTTCGCGTTTGACATGCTCCTCGATAATGATCTCGCCGAGGTTTCGGTATGTCCAGTCCGATCTGGGCATTCGGGGGGCGATATCGAGAAAATACCGCTCGGCGGGGCTGTGGTAGCCAGCGCGAATCAGGCTTTCGATGGCCTGAATGTGCACGTGCGGGGACGCCTGATGCTCCGCCTGCAATTTGTATTGGGCCACGGCCCCGTCGGGGTCCCCTTTCTTCAGATAGAGCGCGGCAAGCCGCTGATAGTCCCTGCCGCCACGCGCGGGATCCGGCTGATCCACGAAGGCGAGGGCCTCGTCCCATTTCCCCTGTTTTTCCGCGAGGTCCGACAGCAACCGGCGTATACCGGGCTCGTCCTGGCCGCCCAGCAACTTTTCGAGATCGGTGCGCGCGTCGGCGTAGCGTTTTTCATGCTGCGCGATCATGGCGGCCATAAGCGCCCAGCGGCGGGCGTCGGGATCCGCCGCGCGTCCGGCCTCCACGCGGGCCTTGAGATCCGCCAGCGCGCCGGCCTGGGCAAAGCGCGAAACCGCCGTGGCGAAGGGGGCGCCGTGGACGCCCGCATCGAGGTTGTGCTCATCCTTTTCGAGGAAGTCCCGCCAGACCGCGATCGACTTGTCCCGCTGGCCGCCGCGCCAGTAGTAGTCGGCGATTTGGGCGAAGAGCATCTGGTTTTCGGGGTGAATCCGCTGGACGCGCTCCAGCATCTCCGCGGCTTTTCCCCATTCCTGATCGCGCGCGAAGCGCTGGGCCAGTTCGTGCATCTGCGCGGGGTCGCGCGCCTCCTCCATCAGGCGATCCCGAAGCGCCTCCAGGTCCTCGGTCTTGTTCAGTTCCTGGTAGAGCCGCTGCAATTCGTTGGAGAATGCGCGACGGTTGCCGGGGTTTGCGCGGGCGAGGTCTTCGAGTTTTGCGAGCGCGGCCTCCTTTTCGCCGTTGGCCTCCAGGAGGCTGGCGTGTAGCAGGGCGATCTGGGCGTCGTTCGGGCGGCGCGCCAGCAATTCCCCGGCCTGCTTGAGAGCGAGATCGGGCCGCTTGTTCTGCGCGTGAATCCCGACGAGGGCCATGTGCAGGGTCACCGCGTTGGGCTGGCCGGCCAGCTGTTCTTCAAACGAAGCGATGAGTGCGGGCATTTGCCCCGCTTTCTCCGAGGCATCCCAGAGCGGGTGCAGCGCTTGAAGGCCCAGCGAGCCGAGGTTCAGGTTCTGGTGCTGGTAGCCAAAACTCGGGTGGCGGGGGCCGAGCCGCCCTGCGCCGGCGGACTGGAGTTGCCAGGCTTCGCGGGCCAGCGTAATGGCCTGTTTGTGTTCGCCCGCGCGGGTATGGGCCTGCGACAGGAGGGCGAGCGTCTCCGGACGCCGGGCGCGCGCCAGATCTTCTTCGAGCAGGAGGCGGGCCTTATCGGGCGCGCCCCCCTGTTCGAGCGCGCGGACGACACGGCTGAGATAGGCGGTGTTTCCGCCGAGTGCCATCCAATTCCGGTAGTGCGACACCGCCTCATCATGGTTATTGCGCGCGAGGGCGAGGTGCAGCCGCGCCTGGGCAATGTCGGCCGGGCGAAGCGCCGGATCTTTTTCGAGGGCGTCGTAGAGCGGCGCCATTTCGTTGTGGCGGCCGAGCACATCGAGGAACAGTGCCCGGAAATTGATTAGCAGAAAGTCGCCCGGGCGCGCTTCAAGAAGCGAATCCACCTCCGCAAGCGCGGCCTCCGGGCCGGCGGAATTGAATTGCGAAGCGATATAGAAGGCGACGAAACCCGCCGCGCGGGCCTGCGCTTCGGGTGTATTCGCCGCGGTATAGGCGCGCGCCTCCTCGCGAAGGCGATCGATGATCGGCTCCAGTTTATCGCCATCCGTATCCATCTGAACCAGGAATTGAAAGGCCTGAAGGCGCCCATGATCTTGTGGAACGAAATTCACCCCGAACATTTGTCCCAAGTTACCGGACGAGATCCAGGGCCGCCCGTCGATCCGGGGCATGTGCATTCGGGCAGGGCGCTGGGCCATCGTGGGCGCGGCGGGATCCGCTTCCGCGAAAAGGAGATCGGTGTACAGTTCGCGGGCGCGACCGATTTCGCCACGCATG
Above is a window of Candidatus Hydrogenedentota bacterium DNA encoding:
- a CDS encoding DUF3748 domain-containing protein, which translates into the protein MKWTALMLAASLTATLGSAAQEKQITFTPKNHDLDNNDNFSPDGRFLCYDTRNMVGPGIDNGQSIELVEVATGVETLLYKPVVSVTGERPAPGVGAVSFSGAANEVAFIHGPPVDQLDSRGPYGKPNRQGACVRTDGSSPAAARGGYEMHWLDHRDIAADRDTLPGAHRGGTHRHEYTLDGKRIGFTYNDFLMPEYDRTVGYMAPHPDAPGGATHYFANLVPIVPLGAAKPGELEHASKDSWVGREGLMRAFVGTVRNADGETYENSLFIIDIPADVDITTADSGSATRYPGPPEGTRIRRLTHTWADGTVRGSFDGSRVAYFAKAPDGTTQVFVIPSDGSDQSEDPAKRPRQATFLPEGSADGLRWHPSGNTVFSISNNGIVATCVQEGPLFGRSVFLTPQGDAPERLKLTSAQDGTMLAFNKPVPTKDEEGNLVKAYDGTDLLQIFVLPFPDADGDGIVDGL
- a CDS encoding helix-turn-helix domain-containing protein, encoding MEVVNELNSALPAPDRLRELTRLLSGRFPEARIALDDPADPAGVWYADIVLHDHHVVVQWHADHGFGISSGVDHAFGEGADEVYQEVEAAYGRLVSLLISGGYTAPPPLRLGALRKVLGVSQEALAQDLNVRQAAISKLERREDLLLSTLQSVVRALGGELHVTARFPGGREHRLEFSEPSRSSREHGGS
- a CDS encoding cyclic nucleotide-binding domain-containing protein, with product MAAPEKLQHYASRIRIFNGLTVEEVDYILHCGKIIHFREGQTVFHEGMLGSNLFVILSGKVAIYKKKRLIAHCKVGDAFGEMAVLNQRPRSATAAAREDVKLFTLDERQINEILDKAVAVKLLLNVIHVLSERLENANHIIAQLKDEKSEFDRSGGA
- a CDS encoding tetratricopeptide repeat protein yields the protein MFFRHITRAVLLLIAVAAAAQDPPAGVPLDPAQQQIRDRYEQVLARNPYQEQAFDRVYDAWLVSEGVDAWLKRLESGDNGMPYEARLILRGRILARQLRTGEAITAFLEARAEGASDPALDKMLGQLYYDAGRDAEAIEVLSAALESVEQPEERARLSRLLGNVYLRSGNQDEAIATWERLADAAPGDHFALQELAELFEANRLWDRAAATWERLADAAKDDPYRQCSALRSLGRARAAIPDYPGAIAAFEAGLALAAPGNWLHADLKDRLVSVYEAQGDLAGLVAYLEARVEANPQDLEFQELLAQIHLRREEPDAAEATARAVIDRAPTRQSAWELLLRIYEQAGRLDEMAAAYETLIDRFPNDPDFLRRLGEAWLRHNQPEKALEAWARTAAGDAATAEDHARHAEWLERREFYPEAAAAYARALALRADREWRLRVASIQYAQGEEDAARAAWEAAVAAGDTPAEALAEVAGILASHDLAEDALKLYDRAMNQDPDNLDYVLSSARLRVASGDVEGAIPLFERLAEAEDQAFFQDRGEQGLLDAYAALETLDERREAWEREVAASPEAVAPRMRLARLYSRMGNRPRAAALYAECAKLDPGNIEIKRRLAEALRMNRKTAEAAAVLEGLMVADPARANGYLRELLGLYATAGDRDAAIRAAEQLVERAPGSAEARAELAATYLRYGEAEKALQQFRNLIQIDGDEPAYYRDFGDALLRTNQFGEAADAFRKMLETSQDAQRPDAVSRLASVYVRMGQADIIVREFQDRLRNAPRDLGAYQELAAAYRAAGDRPAAFAALESARGVVEDEAALLRLLLAEAYDNGDYRKVVEAHTALIALSGQPSVFELDRLAQAHARTGDLEAAVSVWESIAEENAEDSAAQVMVARSLFENGYLERARDFIQRALAIDPYDYNLRYQHAVELLNNNLPDEAVAELKRILEIGERPEPEGGQGSAQPAPGSPAPSPLAPAFVSPHMPYGGFGGGRLGGFSQGGFGGWNTSSSAFRPMPVARMGGRNVSGFDAMRSQVLQLLVQIARQTGEQDTLLAEYAERAEANPDNIDARFDYLAVCELAGDNKQALAVARGLAEIYPEDTDLRWRLVHLTESVEDIDGAIALAQSLAASEDAGAARRAMFHLLGLYFAREDTEEAAELVDRLVSFAPEDPHLHLELGYHLSRFNRHDEAEAQFEKAAALNPALRRQINNQLAQTSRMRGEIGRARELYTDLLFAEADPAAPTMAQRPARMHMPRIDGRPWISSGNLGQMFGVNFVPQDHGRLQAFQFLVQMDTDGDKLEPIIDRLREEARAYTAANTPEAQARAAGFVAFYIASQFNSAGPEAALAEVDSLLEARPGDFLLINFRALFLDVLGRHNEMAPLYDALEKDPALRPADIAQARLHLALARNNHDEAVSHYRNWMALGGNTAYLSRVVRALEQGGAPDKARLLLEEDLARARRPETLALLSQAHTRAGEHKQAITLAREAWQLQSAGAGRLGPRHPSFGYQHQNLNLGSLGLQALHPLWDASEKAGQMPALIASFEEQLAGQPNAVTLHMALVGIHAQNKRPDLALKQAGELLARRPNDAQIALLHASLLEANGEKEAALAKLEDLARANPGNRRAFSNELQRLYQELNKTEDLEALRDRLMEEARDPAQMHELAQRFARDQEWGKAAEMLERVQRIHPENQMLFAQIADYYWRGGQRDKSIAVWRDFLEKDEHNLDAGVHGAPFATAVSRFAQAGALADLKARVEAGRAADPDARRWALMAAMIAQHEKRYADARTDLEKLLGGQDEPGIRRLLSDLAEKQGKWDEALAFVDQPDPARGGRDYQRLAALYLKKGDPDGAVAQYKLQAEHQASPHVHIQAIESLIRAGYHSPAERYFLDIAPRMPRSDWTYRNLGEIIIEEHVKRENIATSTIDLLFDQASQYGGQFAEKLTQDYRDFPPLALERLAPIAARHPENPGIQLRMVDIYEQLGDYGRAVEIMERLPEESREIQRYQRLLEVAGRPEERKAALASWLNRNESPHHSYARYAAEAYRNTGDFEGLRALRDAVLEKAPASARPMLASAFDSEVPGRDPGAALRDAWEANRDAQGLRRYMDYLEQRGDWEAAARAFREYRGAGGAEGLAFNDASRIARVLIAAGDHEAAWQLAWETARREENNYDFSSHFRMAFEKAREHAAPAEAARALVEAARAQSVLTLNERVFLAGLEAHLGHMASALEWLDVEVKDFRVAQGRDAVLNELPPPLREALNPKRPEDPSENTREAVQQAINEARQAAARGGAPVEMLDQIEFNDENAGYRLQRAVLYRREKAWEKAIADCRAVLEAEPANTEAAMVLAASLAGVGSYAEAMDLWRTFGPRHGGREGIALAQLLMENGQFDAAREVLETPATFRTRDTEADMLYAEVLFKSGAAAEIPAAMEARHAVRSGESREQFERDYGRFLAEGARWRDFAAQAASGEFPSLSGALLVVSKQLRAADGNGDARAEVAALLEPVVWARASQVAEYSDLFHSLGNLRAAAAALVAGFPAARYDSRGLGDLIYRLTQSGAAGEAAKALLDASERYPELLSHPYRALDLIAKLPESETTLALLDRLQALSYPDAQRDYNLAWIARARGEQEDALARYRALLDSPDFQENWVDEFAGLFLDAGLPEDAGAVYDRARNNPAFRSDVRDHAAEVRITLHLKQGAVTEAIQVFAEMLPARQERVANARDAILANAVPERWDAADTLLRSLIEADPAHHRVSDLIALRSRFARLAGATPEPIDPDALGAPAHEAHEIALWTGLVDAWRLSDPAALPDWETMAAPLDAPLAAWLRGESDGAALAGWREVGPRAICPVLSPGRLFVDGRGHLSNHAAYAAAEVESPDERAVTFAHGSSGWTRIWVNGQEVHQNPVSRICLIDQDRIEVPLRAGVNRILVKTAVRHGDWEFALSILRGAEGLTIRAPEVPQTEPQNPESTPPETPIAKAVDP